GCCTGTGTATTCAACTTTTGTATTAATTGACTGTGCCATAAATTTACTCCTGAATAAATATATTTTATTATATCAAAAAACGGAGGACTGCGCTATTTGTTATTTGGCGTTTCCTAACTAGCTTGTATCGCTAAATTACGGCTAGTCCAAGGAGAAGCTTTTGAGGTGGGAGATGGAAGCAGCGAAACTAGCCTCATCAACACAGCGCCCTATCATGAGTTTTTCAAAGCATATTACTATTTTATTGAACTTATCTAGCAGTGCCTTGTTTTTACAGTTGACAATTTTTTTAGTTTAAAGAATAATTAAATAGTCTAAGAAAAATCCTCTAAAGCTTATTAACTTTAGAGGGTTTTATCTAGTTAGGAATGTGATGCTTACATCAATCCAATGACGTGTGCAACAATACCTACAACGAACAGTCCAAGAATCATTACAATTGGAGAAACTTTTTTCTTAAGCAACCACATACAAAGAAGTGTAAGTAGAAGAGCCATCAAACCTGGAAGTAATTTATCCAATTGATCTTGTAAAGTTTCCACTTTTACATTTGTTAAGCTTAAATTATCTTTAACACCTTGAAGTATCTTTTGAAGCTGACCACTATGAATAACTTCGCTGTCTTTAGGGAATTGTATATAAGTGGCTCCATTATCATTCGTTAATTTAGTTGATGGGAGTTTCAGCGCGAAATTAATCGTTACCCAACGCTGAACAAGTGCCCCAATAACAAACATACCGAGGATTGAAGCCCCCTTAGTAATATTTTTGAGAATCCCTCCTGAGAGATCTTTAGTAATTTCTGTCCCTGCTTTATAGCCAAACTCTTGTGTATACCATAAGAAAGCCATACGGATAATGTTCCAAGCAAAGAAGAAGATGATTGGTCCTAGGATGTTTCCTGATATTGCAAGAGAAGCCCCAAGGGCACCCAGTGTTGGGCGAAGAACAAACCAGAAAACGGGATCTCCGATACCGGCTAATGGTCCCATCATACCGATTTTAATTCCCTGAATAGCAGCATCATCCACTTTGGTACCGTTTGATTTCTCTTCTTCCAAAGCAAGTGTTACTCCTAAGATAGGAGCAGCAATATATGGATGAGTATTGAAAAATTCCAAATGACGCTCAAGGGCGGCAGCACGATCTTCTTTGTTTTTATAAAGTTTTTTGATAGCTGGAATCAAAGCATATGCCCAACCTAAATTTTGCATCCGTTCATAGTTCCAAGAACCTTGCAGGAAGGTTGAACGCCACCATACTTTATGACGATCAGATTTTGATAGTTGAATTCTTTCTGACATTATAATGCTCCCTTCTAGTAATCCTCTAAGATATCGCCAATTGGATCGTTTGAACTGGAAGACGCTTGTCCACTACTACTGTTTCTACCAGTTTGATTAGTAAGGGCGATATAAATCATGGCAAGTGCTACACCTATCATACCAAGTCCAAACAAAGTAATTTGTGTATCTGGGATAGCGGCGAGAACAAAACCGATAATAAAGAATGGCCAGACTTCTCTTGTAGCCATCATGTTAAGGATCATTGCATAACCTACGGCGACTACCATACCACCGCCAATAGTCATACCATCAGATAGCCAACTAGGGATAGCTTCCAGTATTGATTTAACATGATTAGCGGGGAGTGCAAGAAGCAGGGCAACAGGGAAAACGATACGAAGACCTTGAAGAAGAAGAGCAAAATAATGTGAGCGTTCAACAGCACGAATATTACCATTCTTTGCGGCAGCATCGGCTCCATGGACGATACCAATTGAAATAGCGCGTACCACCATTGTTAGTGCAAGACCGGCAATAGCAAGAGGGACTGCAACACCATAGGCAATGGTAATACCTTTTTGTGAAAAATCTCCTCCTTTAATCATAATGACTGCCGCTGCAGTTGAAGCGAGTGCGACATCAGGAGCAACAGCAGCACCGATATTTGCCCAACCAAGAGCAAGAAATTGCAAGGTTCCCCCAAGCATAATACCTGCAACTGTGTGACCAGATGCTAAACCAATCAAGGTACAAGATACAAGTGGTTGGTGGAATTGAAATTGGTCCAAGATACCATCAAGACCTGCAAGGAAGGCGATGATGAGGACCAAAATAATAGAAATAACTGACATTATTCTAGTTCCTTTCGTTGTTTAATAAATAAAGTTATTGGACATGTGCTTTCTCAATGAGTT
This region of Streptococcus mutans genomic DNA includes:
- a CDS encoding PTS system mannose/fructose/sorbose family transporter subunit IID, whose translation is MSERIQLSKSDRHKVWWRSTFLQGSWNYERMQNLGWAYALIPAIKKLYKNKEDRAAALERHLEFFNTHPYIAAPILGVTLALEEEKSNGTKVDDAAIQGIKIGMMGPLAGIGDPVFWFVLRPTLGALGASLAISGNILGPIIFFFAWNIIRMAFLWYTQEFGYKAGTEITKDLSGGILKNITKGASILGMFVIGALVQRWVTINFALKLPSTKLTNDNGATYIQFPKDSEVIHSGQLQKILQGVKDNLSLTNVKVETLQDQLDKLLPGLMALLLTLLCMWLLKKKVSPIVMILGLFVVGIVAHVIGLM
- a CDS encoding PTS mannose/fructose/sorbose transporter subunit IIC; the protein is MSVISIILVLIIAFLAGLDGILDQFQFHQPLVSCTLIGLASGHTVAGIMLGGTLQFLALGWANIGAAVAPDVALASTAAAVIMIKGGDFSQKGITIAYGVAVPLAIAGLALTMVVRAISIGIVHGADAAAKNGNIRAVERSHYFALLLQGLRIVFPVALLLALPANHVKSILEAIPSWLSDGMTIGGGMVVAVGYAMILNMMATREVWPFFIIGFVLAAIPDTQITLFGLGMIGVALAMIYIALTNQTGRNSSSGQASSSSNDPIGDILEDY